A genome region from Calditrichota bacterium includes the following:
- a CDS encoding preprotein translocase subunit SecY has product PVQYAKRVVGRKIYGGHSTHIPMRVNTAGVMPIIFAQSIMFIPSTFGTFFPNNEFVSSLVAMFDIQSWLYWFIYGIMIVFFTYFYTAITFNPVDVAENMQKYGGFIPGIRPGKKTSEYLDYILTRITLPGSIFLAIIAIFPYFIMKYTNVSYNFASFYGGTGLLIVVGVALDTLQQVESHLLMRHYDGFMKTGRLRGRRRA; this is encoded by the coding sequence CCTGTTCAATATGCAAAACGTGTGGTCGGGCGAAAAATTTACGGCGGACACAGCACGCATATTCCGATGCGGGTGAACACCGCTGGCGTGATGCCGATTATTTTTGCGCAATCGATTATGTTTATTCCCAGTACGTTTGGAACCTTTTTCCCAAACAATGAGTTTGTCTCTTCACTGGTTGCCATGTTTGACATTCAATCGTGGCTTTATTGGTTCATTTACGGAATAATGATTGTGTTTTTCACCTATTTTTACACGGCTATCACGTTTAATCCGGTCGATGTTGCGGAAAATATGCAGAAATACGGCGGTTTTATTCCCGGTATTCGTCCGGGCAAAAAGACATCCGAGTACCTGGACTATATCCTGACGCGAATTACATTGCCCGGCTCTATTTTCCTGGCAATTATCGCAATATTCCCGTATTTCATTATGAAATATACAAATGTGAGCTACAATTTTGCTTCTTTCTACGGGGGCACGGGATTGCTGATTGTTGTGGGTGTAGCGCTGGATACGCTTCAACAAGTGGAATCGCATCTGCTGATGCGCCATTACGACGGCTTTATGAAAACCGGTCGTCTTCGCGGCAGAAGAAGAGCCTAA
- a CDS encoding adenylate kinase encodes MRLIMLGAPGVGKGTQAQKLQDHFGIVQISTGDILRAAVREGTDLGKTAKRYMDRGELVPDDVIIGIIRERLSQPDSKKGFILDGFPRTIPQAEALDALLTDMNLDLDAVLEIYVDPEKIVQRLTNRRVCSRCGAVFNLLTDPPPEDGKCPKCGGTIIQRDDDKEETVRNRLEVYEKQTAPLKKFYKEKGLLKTIDGDDSIENVYQKILVALGLEKGK; translated from the coding sequence ATGCGTTTAATTATGTTGGGTGCTCCCGGCGTTGGCAAGGGAACGCAAGCGCAGAAACTGCAGGATCATTTTGGAATTGTACAGATTTCTACAGGGGATATTCTCAGAGCCGCCGTTCGTGAAGGAACGGATTTAGGAAAAACAGCAAAAAGGTATATGGATCGCGGGGAATTGGTTCCCGACGATGTGATCATTGGCATTATTCGCGAAAGGCTATCGCAGCCCGATTCAAAAAAAGGATTTATTCTGGACGGATTTCCGCGTACGATTCCTCAGGCAGAAGCGCTGGATGCGCTGTTGACCGATATGAATCTTGATCTGGATGCGGTATTGGAAATCTATGTAGACCCGGAAAAAATTGTTCAACGACTGACCAATCGACGGGTGTGCAGCCGATGCGGGGCCGTTTTCAATCTTCTGACCGATCCGCCTCCGGAAGACGGAAAATGTCCGAAATGCGGCGGGACAATTATTCAGCGGGATGATGATAAGGAAGAAACGGTTCGAAACCGGTTGGAAGTTTATGAAAAGCAGACTGCACCGCTGAAGAAATTTTATAAAGAAAAAGGGCTTTTAAAGACGATTGATGGCGACGATTCGATTGAAAATGTGTACCAGAAGATACTGGTTGCACTGGGCTTGGAAAAGGGAAAATGA
- the map gene encoding type I methionyl aminopeptidase has translation MIIIKTPSEIDLIRQSCRILVDTFKEIEGHLKPGISTAEIDRIAEKYIHSRGGVPSFKGFHGFPGTACISIDEQVVHGIPGKRRLEEGQIVGVDMGVIYKGFYSDAARTYPVGKVSDLKRKLMDVTKEALWKGIEQARVGNRVSDISHAVQTYVEKHGFSVVRDLVGHGVGKDVWEQPQIPNYGPPGKGPRLREGMVVAIEPMVNAGTYEVYTESDGWTVVTADGEPSAHFEHTIALFKDHTEVLTEGI, from the coding sequence ATGATCATTATTAAGACGCCATCAGAGATTGATCTGATTCGTCAATCCTGCAGGATTTTGGTTGATACATTCAAGGAGATTGAGGGGCATTTAAAGCCGGGTATTTCAACGGCGGAAATCGACAGAATTGCGGAGAAATATATTCATTCCCGGGGAGGGGTACCTTCTTTCAAGGGATTTCACGGATTTCCGGGAACAGCCTGCATTTCGATCGATGAGCAGGTTGTTCATGGCATTCCGGGTAAGCGCCGCCTGGAAGAAGGGCAGATTGTAGGGGTAGATATGGGGGTGATTTACAAAGGCTTTTATTCGGATGCCGCTCGTACCTATCCCGTTGGAAAGGTTTCTGATCTGAAGAGAAAACTAATGGATGTGACAAAAGAGGCGCTTTGGAAAGGGATTGAGCAGGCACGGGTTGGGAACCGTGTAAGCGATATTTCCCACGCAGTTCAGACGTACGTAGAGAAACACGGGTTTTCGGTTGTGCGGGATCTGGTGGGACACGGTGTGGGAAAGGACGTATGGGAACAGCCGCAAATTCCAAATTACGGCCCTCCGGGGAAAGGCCCGCGGCTGCGTGAAGGAATGGTTGTGGCTATTGAACCCATGGTAAATGCGGGGACATACGAGGTGTACACCGAATCGGATGGATGGACTGTGGTAACGGCTGATGGTGAGCCATCCGCGCATTTTGAACACACCATCGCTTTGTTTAAGGATCATACAGAAGTTCTAACAGAAGGCATTTAA
- the infA gene encoding translation initiation factor IF-1, translated as MAKEEPIRVDGTITETLPNATFRVELENGHKILAHISGKMRMHFIKILPGDKVTVELSPYDLTRGRIIYRYK; from the coding sequence ATGGCTAAGGAAGAACCCATTCGCGTAGACGGAACGATCACAGAAACGTTACCCAATGCCACATTTCGGGTAGAATTGGAAAACGGACACAAAATTTTGGCTCACATTTCCGGGAAAATGCGTATGCATTTTATCAAGATTTTACCCGGCGACAAGGTGACCGTTGAACTGTCCCCGTATGATTTAACACGGGGCAGGATTATCTATCGCTATAAATAG
- the rpmJ gene encoding 50S ribosomal protein L36, which translates to MKVRSSVKKMCDKCKIVKRKGVVRVICTNPRHKQRQG; encoded by the coding sequence ATGAAAGTAAGATCATCTGTAAAAAAAATGTGCGATAAATGTAAAATAGTAAAGAGAAAGGGTGTTGTACGTGTAATTTGTACAAACCCCCGACACAAACAACGCCAGGGTTAA
- the rpsM gene encoding 30S ribosomal protein S13, whose amino-acid sequence MARIAGIDLPKNKRLEVALTYIYGIGPSTSRKILVATGISPDKRVHEMTEEETAKIRSYIESNFKVEGALRAQINMDIKRLMDIGCYRGLRHRMGLPVRGQRTHTNARTRKGHKPSIGGKKK is encoded by the coding sequence TTGGCTCGTATTGCAGGTATCGATTTGCCTAAAAATAAACGCTTGGAAGTTGCCCTTACGTACATCTACGGGATCGGCCCATCGACCTCGCGCAAAATTCTGGTGGCAACTGGGATTAGTCCGGATAAACGCGTTCATGAAATGACGGAAGAAGAAACTGCCAAAATTCGATCCTACATTGAATCGAATTTTAAGGTAGAAGGGGCCCTGCGTGCACAAATCAATATGGACATCAAACGGCTCATGGATATTGGCTGTTATCGCGGGTTGCGGCACCGCATGGGACTCCCGGTCCGCGGACAGAGAACGCATACAAACGCGCGAACACGCAAAGGGCATAAGCCAAGTATCGGCGGAAAAAAGAAATAA
- the rpsK gene encoding 30S ribosomal protein S11, with amino-acid sequence MAKVRRTTKRKKKGPVEANGVAHIRATFNNTIVSLTDQYGNVISWASAGKVGFKGSRKSTPFAAQLAAENAAKEAMDLGLKRVEVLVKGPGSGREAAIRSLQAAGLEIKAIRDVTPIPHNGCRPPKRRRV; translated from the coding sequence TTGGCGAAAGTTAGACGGACCACAAAACGCAAAAAAAAGGGCCCGGTAGAGGCAAATGGAGTGGCTCATATTCGGGCGACATTCAATAACACCATTGTTTCTCTGACCGATCAGTACGGAAATGTCATTTCCTGGGCTTCTGCCGGAAAGGTGGGCTTTAAAGGCTCACGAAAAAGTACCCCATTTGCAGCTCAGCTTGCGGCAGAGAATGCGGCTAAAGAAGCGATGGATTTGGGATTGAAGAGAGTGGAGGTTTTGGTAAAGGGCCCCGGATCCGGCCGTGAAGCAGCCATTCGTTCGCTGCAGGCAGCGGGACTTGAAATTAAGGCGATCAGGGACGTTACACCCATCCCTCATAATGGGTGCCGTCCACCAAAACGAAGAAGAGTGTAA